From Streptomyces chrestomyceticus JCM 4735, one genomic window encodes:
- a CDS encoding WhiB family transcriptional regulator translates to MLLPHQPLQDTAVVPSQRVPSREEAGPWHAEAVCRRDEAGLFFAPSKEPTAARLAREEAAKRVCARCPVMIECREHALVQPEPYGVWGGLTAAERRVVLARRRRRETELQRSARMQAAG, encoded by the coding sequence GTGCTGCTACCGCATCAGCCTCTGCAGGACACCGCAGTTGTTCCGTCCCAGCGGGTTCCCTCTCGCGAAGAGGCCGGTCCCTGGCACGCGGAGGCGGTGTGCCGCCGTGACGAGGCGGGCCTGTTCTTCGCACCGTCCAAGGAACCGACCGCCGCGCGCCTGGCGAGGGAGGAAGCCGCAAAGCGGGTCTGTGCCCGCTGCCCGGTGATGATCGAATGCCGGGAGCACGCCCTCGTGCAGCCCGAGCCCTACGGGGTGTGGGGCGGCCTGACCGCCGCCGAACGCCGGGTCGTACTGGCCCGCCGCCGGCGCCGGGAGACCGAGCTGCAGCGCTCGGCCCGTATGCAGGCCGCCGGTTGA
- a CDS encoding catalase: MTSSAQNVPRTTTNSGIPVESDEHSLSVGPDGPLLLQDHYLIEKMAQFNRERVPERVVHAKGSGAYGFFEVTNDVSQFTKADLFQPGRRTEMLARFSTVAGEQGSPDTWRDPRGFALKFYTEYGNYDLVGNNTPVFFVRDTIKFQDFIRSQKRRPDNGLRDHDMQWDFWTLSPESAHMVTWLMGDRGIPKTYRHMNGYGSHTYMWINGGGERFWIKYHIKTDQGIDFLTQEEADRLAGEDGDVHRRDLYQAIAAGDAPSWTMYVQVMPFDDAPDYRFNPFDLTKVWPHGDYPLIEVGRMTLDRNPEDFFVHIEQAAFEPSNMVPGIGPSPDKMLLGRLFSYPDTHRYRIGPNYAQLPPNRPHSVVSSYAKDGPMRYEPSSAARPYAPNSYGGPAADTANFGDPAGWHAAGEMVREAYKLRRDDDDWGQAGTQVRQVLDDAARERLVNNVAGHLLNGVSRPVLLRALQYWRNVDKALGDRIAARIDGG, encoded by the coding sequence ATGACCAGCTCCGCACAGAACGTCCCGCGCACGACGACCAACAGCGGCATCCCGGTCGAGAGCGACGAGCACTCGCTCTCGGTGGGCCCCGACGGTCCGTTGCTGCTCCAGGACCACTACCTGATCGAGAAGATGGCCCAGTTCAACCGCGAACGGGTGCCCGAGCGGGTGGTGCACGCCAAGGGCAGCGGCGCGTACGGGTTCTTCGAGGTGACCAACGACGTCAGCCAGTTCACCAAGGCGGACCTGTTCCAGCCGGGCCGGCGCACCGAGATGCTGGCCCGCTTCTCGACGGTCGCGGGCGAGCAGGGTTCGCCGGACACCTGGCGCGACCCGCGCGGCTTCGCGCTGAAGTTCTACACCGAATACGGCAACTACGACCTGGTCGGGAACAACACGCCGGTCTTCTTCGTGCGGGACACGATCAAGTTCCAGGACTTCATCCGGTCGCAGAAGCGCCGCCCGGACAACGGGCTGCGCGACCACGACATGCAGTGGGACTTCTGGACGCTGTCGCCCGAGTCGGCGCACATGGTCACCTGGCTGATGGGTGACCGCGGCATCCCGAAGACGTACCGGCACATGAACGGCTACGGCTCGCACACGTACATGTGGATCAACGGCGGCGGCGAGCGGTTCTGGATCAAGTACCACATCAAGACCGACCAGGGCATCGACTTCCTCACCCAGGAGGAAGCCGACCGGCTGGCGGGCGAGGACGGCGATGTGCACCGCCGTGACCTGTACCAGGCGATCGCGGCCGGGGACGCGCCCTCGTGGACGATGTACGTCCAGGTGATGCCGTTCGACGACGCGCCGGACTACCGCTTCAACCCGTTCGACCTGACCAAGGTGTGGCCGCACGGCGACTATCCGCTCATCGAGGTGGGCCGGATGACCCTGGACCGCAATCCGGAGGACTTCTTCGTCCACATCGAGCAGGCGGCGTTCGAGCCGTCCAACATGGTGCCGGGCATCGGCCCGTCGCCGGACAAGATGCTGCTGGGCCGGCTGTTCTCGTACCCGGACACCCACCGCTACCGCATCGGCCCGAACTACGCGCAGCTCCCGCCCAACCGTCCGCACTCGGTGGTCAGCTCGTACGCCAAGGACGGCCCGATGCGCTACGAGCCGTCCAGCGCGGCCCGCCCGTATGCGCCGAACTCCTACGGCGGCCCGGCGGCCGACACCGCCAACTTCGGTGACCCGGCGGGCTGGCACGCGGCGGGCGAGATGGTGCGCGAGGCGTACAAGCTGCGGCGCGATGACGACGACTGGGGCCAGGCGGGCACCCAGGTACGGCAGGTGCTGGACGACGCGGCGCGCGAGCGGCTGGTGAACAACGTCGCCGGGCACCTGCTGAACGGAGTCAGCCGCCCGGTGCTGCTGCGCGCCCTGCAGTACTGGCGCAACGTGGACAAGGCGCTCGGCGACCGGATCGCCGCGCGGATCGACGGCGGCTGA
- a CDS encoding DUF1707 domain-containing protein: MDESSLAKRAQQPVNLTKPVAEAELRASDADRDRIAEILREALAVGRLDAEEHSERIDLVYRAKTMGELEPLVRDLPVEGGAPGPRPAAAAYEAEPGGAPPDQNMVAIFSASTRKGRWRVPSRINAVAVFGSVEIDLTEGIFQQQQVRINVTAIFGSVEIRVPENVTLRSSGSGVLGAFEVETNESVEPDAPVVLVNGYAVLGSVEARAKRGKWLRDLRDDLRGARRAWQEQRRDERRSLHEHRRDERRERHVRWHGDRRD, from the coding sequence GTGGACGAATCGTCACTCGCCAAGCGAGCCCAGCAGCCGGTGAACCTGACCAAGCCCGTGGCCGAGGCCGAGCTGAGGGCCTCCGACGCCGACCGGGACCGGATCGCGGAGATCCTGCGCGAGGCGCTGGCGGTCGGGCGGCTGGACGCCGAGGAGCACTCCGAACGCATCGACCTGGTCTACCGCGCCAAGACGATGGGCGAACTGGAGCCGCTGGTACGGGATCTGCCGGTGGAGGGCGGCGCCCCCGGACCCCGGCCCGCGGCCGCCGCGTACGAGGCGGAGCCGGGCGGCGCGCCGCCGGACCAGAACATGGTCGCGATCTTCAGCGCCTCCACCCGCAAGGGCCGCTGGCGGGTGCCCTCCCGCATCAACGCTGTCGCCGTCTTCGGCAGCGTGGAGATCGACCTGACCGAGGGGATCTTCCAGCAGCAGCAGGTCCGGATCAACGTCACCGCGATCTTCGGCAGCGTGGAGATCCGGGTGCCCGAGAACGTCACCCTGCGCAGCAGCGGTTCCGGCGTGCTCGGCGCCTTCGAGGTCGAGACCAACGAGTCGGTGGAGCCCGACGCCCCGGTCGTCCTCGTCAACGGCTACGCGGTGCTCGGCAGCGTCGAGGCGCGGGCCAAGCGCGGCAAGTGGCTGCGCGACCTGCGGGACGATCTGCGCGGCGCCCGGCGCGCGTGGCAGGAGCAGCGGCGCGACGAGCGCCGGTCGCTGCACGAACACCGCCGGGACGAGCGGCGCGAGCGGCACGTACGGTGGCACGGCGACCGCCGCGACTGA
- the glpX gene encoding class II fructose-bisphosphatase encodes MTEHHLPSQLEVSPEAPDRNLALELVRVTEAGAMASGRWVGRGDKNGADGAAVKAMRALIHTVSMNGVVVIGEGEKDNAPMLYNGERVGDGTGAECDVAVDPVDGTTLTAKGMANAVSVMAVAERGAMFDPSAVFYMDKLATGPEAADFVDITAPVGVNIRRIAKAKKSAVEDVTVVILDRPRHEGLVKEVREAGARIKFISDGDVAGAIMAAREGTGVDLLLGIGGTPEGIIAACALKCLGGTLQAKLWPKDDEERQRAIDAGHDLDKVLQTDDLVRGDNVFFVATGITDGDLLRGVRYRAETATTSSLVMRSKSGTIRRVDSEHRLSKLRAYSSVDFERPN; translated from the coding sequence ATGACCGAGCATCATCTGCCGTCCCAACTAGAGGTCAGCCCCGAGGCTCCCGACCGCAACCTCGCGCTGGAGCTCGTCCGGGTGACCGAGGCCGGAGCCATGGCCTCGGGCCGCTGGGTCGGGCGCGGCGACAAGAACGGCGCCGACGGCGCTGCCGTCAAGGCCATGCGCGCCTTGATCCACACCGTCTCCATGAACGGTGTCGTGGTCATCGGGGAGGGCGAGAAGGACAACGCCCCGATGCTCTACAACGGCGAGCGGGTCGGTGACGGCACCGGTGCCGAGTGCGACGTGGCCGTGGACCCGGTCGACGGTACGACACTGACGGCCAAGGGCATGGCCAACGCCGTCTCCGTGATGGCCGTGGCCGAGCGCGGTGCGATGTTCGACCCGTCCGCGGTCTTCTACATGGACAAGCTGGCCACCGGCCCGGAGGCCGCCGACTTCGTCGACATCACGGCGCCGGTCGGCGTGAACATCCGCCGGATCGCCAAGGCGAAGAAGTCCGCCGTCGAGGACGTCACCGTCGTCATCCTGGACCGGCCGCGCCACGAGGGCCTGGTCAAGGAGGTACGGGAGGCGGGCGCCCGGATCAAGTTCATCTCCGACGGCGACGTGGCCGGCGCGATCATGGCGGCCCGCGAGGGCACCGGCGTCGACCTGCTGCTGGGCATCGGCGGTACGCCGGAGGGCATCATCGCCGCGTGCGCGCTGAAGTGCCTGGGCGGCACCCTTCAGGCCAAGCTGTGGCCGAAGGACGACGAGGAGCGGCAGCGCGCGATCGACGCCGGGCACGACCTGGACAAGGTGCTGCAGACCGACGACCTGGTCCGCGGCGACAATGTCTTCTTCGTCGCCACCGGCATCACCGACGGCGACCTGCTGCGCGGGGTGCGCTACCGCGCCGAGACCGCGACCACCTCGTCGCTGGTGATGCGCTCCAAGTCCGGCACGATCCGCCGGGTCGACTCCGAGCACCGGCTCTCCAAGCTGCGCGCGTACAGCTCGGTCGACTTCGAGCGCCCCAACTAG
- a CDS encoding class II fumarate hydratase, translating into MSDNGLSGDNGEYRTEHDSMGEVKVPARAKWRAQTQRAVENFPVSGQRLERAHIEALARIKAAAAKVNAELGVVDEDVATAIQEAAAEVADGTWDDHFPVDVFQTGSGTSSNMNTNEVLATLATERLGRDVHPNDHVNASQSSNDVFPSSIHIAATAAVTHDLIPALEHLAAALERKETEFAEVVKAGRTHLMDATPVTLGQEFGGFAAQVRYGVERLRSALPRLAELPLGGTAVGTGINTPPGFPAAVIAEVARTTGLPLTEARNHFEAQGARDAIVETSGQLRTIGVGLTKIANDLRWMSSGPRTGLAEINLPDLQPGSSIMPGKVNPVIPEAVLMVAAQVTGNDATVAAAGAAGNFELNVMLPVIAKNVLESVRLLANVSRLLADRTVDGITANAERAREYAESSPSVVTPLNKYIGYEEAAKVAKKSLAERKTIREVVIESGYVDQGLLTEQQLDEALDVLSMTHP; encoded by the coding sequence ATGAGCGACAACGGCCTGAGCGGCGACAACGGCGAGTACCGGACCGAGCACGACTCGATGGGCGAGGTGAAGGTGCCCGCCCGCGCGAAGTGGCGGGCGCAGACCCAGCGCGCGGTGGAGAACTTCCCGGTCTCCGGGCAGCGGCTGGAGCGGGCGCACATCGAGGCGCTGGCCCGGATCAAGGCCGCGGCGGCCAAGGTGAACGCCGAGCTGGGGGTGGTGGACGAGGACGTCGCGACGGCGATCCAGGAGGCCGCGGCGGAGGTCGCGGACGGCACGTGGGACGACCACTTCCCCGTGGACGTGTTCCAGACCGGCTCCGGCACGTCGTCCAACATGAACACCAACGAGGTGCTCGCGACCCTCGCCACCGAGCGGCTGGGCCGCGACGTGCACCCCAACGACCACGTCAACGCCTCCCAGTCGTCCAACGACGTCTTCCCGTCCTCGATCCACATCGCGGCGACCGCGGCCGTCACCCACGACCTGATCCCGGCGCTGGAGCACCTGGCGGCCGCGCTGGAGCGCAAGGAGACCGAGTTCGCCGAGGTGGTGAAGGCGGGGCGGACGCATCTGATGGACGCCACGCCCGTCACCCTCGGCCAGGAGTTCGGCGGTTTCGCCGCGCAGGTCCGCTACGGCGTGGAGCGGCTGCGGTCCGCGCTGCCGAGGCTGGCCGAACTGCCGCTGGGCGGTACGGCGGTGGGCACCGGCATCAACACCCCGCCCGGCTTCCCGGCCGCGGTGATCGCCGAGGTGGCGCGGACGACGGGGCTGCCGCTGACCGAGGCCCGCAACCACTTCGAGGCGCAGGGCGCGCGCGACGCGATCGTGGAGACCAGCGGGCAGCTCCGCACCATCGGCGTCGGCCTGACGAAGATCGCCAACGATCTGCGCTGGATGTCCTCGGGGCCGCGCACCGGCCTCGCCGAGATCAACCTGCCCGACCTCCAGCCTGGTTCGTCCATCATGCCCGGCAAGGTCAACCCGGTGATCCCGGAGGCGGTGCTGATGGTGGCCGCGCAGGTCACCGGCAACGACGCGACGGTGGCCGCGGCGGGCGCCGCGGGCAACTTCGAGCTGAACGTGATGCTGCCGGTCATCGCGAAGAACGTGCTGGAGTCGGTACGGCTGCTGGCCAACGTCTCCCGGCTGCTCGCGGACCGCACGGTCGACGGGATCACCGCCAATGCCGAACGGGCCCGGGAGTACGCCGAGTCGTCGCCCTCCGTCGTCACCCCGCTCAACAAGTACATCGGGTACGAGGAGGCCGCCAAGGTCGCCAAGAAGTCGCTGGCCGAGCGGAAGACGATCCGCGAGGTGGTCATCGAGTCCGGCTACGTCGACCAGGGGCTGCTGACGGAACAGCAGTTGGACGAGGCGCTCGACGTACTGAGCATGACACATCCGTAA
- a CDS encoding fumarate hydratase, producing the protein MPEFAYTDLLPVGEDNTPYRLVTSEGVSTFEAGGRTFLKVEPEALRKLAAEAMHDISHYLRPAHLAQLRRILDDPEASANDRFVALDLLKNANIAAAGVLPMCQDTGTAIVMGKRGQNVLTQGRDEEALSRGIYDAYTQLNLRYSQMAPLTMWDEKNTGSNLPAQIELYANDGDAYKFLFMAKGGGSANKSFLYQETKAVLNEASMMKFLEEKIRSLGTAACPPYHLAIVVGGTSAEYAMKTAKYASAHYLDELPAEGSPTGHGFRDKELEEKVFELTQKIGIGAQFGGKYFCHDVRVVRLPRHGASCPVAIAVSCSADRQAVAKITAEGVFLEQLEKDPARFLPETTEAELTEGAGPDLDAVRIDLNRPMDDVLAELTKHPVKTRLSLTGTLVVARDIAHAKIKERLDAGEEMPEYLKNHPVYYAGPAKTPEGYASGSFGPTTAGRMDAYVEQFQAAGGSKIMLAKGNRSKQVTDACAAHGGFYLGSIGGPAARLAQDCIKKVEVLEYEELGMEAVWRIEVEDFPAFIVVDDKGNDFFQDPAPAPTFTSIPVRTA; encoded by the coding sequence ATGCCGGAATTCGCCTATACCGACCTGCTCCCCGTAGGCGAGGACAACACCCCCTACCGCCTGGTCACTTCCGAGGGTGTGAGCACCTTCGAGGCCGGCGGGCGTACGTTCCTCAAGGTCGAGCCGGAGGCGCTGCGCAAGCTGGCCGCCGAGGCGATGCACGACATCTCGCACTATCTGCGCCCGGCCCACCTCGCCCAGCTCCGCCGCATCCTGGACGACCCCGAGGCGTCCGCCAACGACCGCTTCGTGGCGCTGGACCTGCTGAAGAACGCCAACATCGCGGCGGCGGGCGTGCTCCCGATGTGCCAGGACACCGGCACCGCCATCGTCATGGGCAAGCGCGGCCAGAACGTCCTGACCCAGGGCCGTGACGAGGAAGCCCTCTCCCGCGGCATCTACGACGCGTACACCCAGCTCAACCTGCGGTACTCGCAGATGGCCCCGCTGACCATGTGGGACGAGAAGAACACCGGCTCCAACCTGCCGGCCCAGATCGAGCTGTACGCGAACGACGGGGACGCGTACAAGTTCCTCTTCATGGCCAAGGGCGGCGGCAGCGCCAACAAGTCCTTCCTCTACCAGGAGACGAAGGCCGTCCTCAACGAGGCGAGCATGATGAAGTTCCTGGAGGAGAAGATCCGCTCGCTGGGCACGGCCGCCTGCCCGCCGTACCACCTGGCGATCGTGGTCGGCGGCACCAGCGCCGAGTACGCCATGAAGACCGCGAAGTACGCCTCCGCGCACTACCTGGACGAGCTGCCCGCCGAGGGCTCCCCCACCGGCCACGGCTTCCGGGACAAGGAGCTGGAGGAGAAGGTCTTCGAGCTGACGCAGAAGATCGGCATCGGCGCGCAGTTCGGCGGCAAGTACTTCTGCCACGACGTGCGCGTGGTGCGCCTGCCCCGGCACGGCGCGTCCTGCCCGGTCGCCATCGCGGTGTCCTGCTCGGCGGACCGCCAGGCGGTCGCGAAGATCACCGCCGAGGGCGTCTTCCTGGAGCAGTTGGAGAAGGACCCGGCGCGCTTCCTCCCGGAGACGACCGAGGCGGAGCTGACCGAGGGCGCGGGCCCGGACCTCGACGCCGTACGGATCGACCTGAACCGCCCGATGGACGACGTCCTGGCCGAGCTGACCAAGCACCCGGTCAAGACCCGCCTCTCGCTCACCGGCACCCTGGTCGTCGCCCGCGACATCGCGCACGCCAAGATCAAGGAGCGGCTGGACGCGGGCGAGGAGATGCCCGAGTACCTGAAGAACCACCCGGTGTACTACGCGGGCCCGGCGAAGACCCCCGAGGGCTACGCGTCCGGCTCCTTCGGCCCGACCACGGCCGGCCGGATGGACGCCTACGTCGAGCAGTTCCAGGCGGCGGGCGGCTCGAAGATCATGCTGGCCAAGGGCAACCGCTCGAAGCAGGTCACCGACGCGTGCGCCGCGCACGGCGGCTTCTACCTGGGCTCGATCGGCGGCCCGGCGGCGCGCCTGGCGCAGGACTGCATCAAGAAGGTCGAGGTCCTCGAATACGAGGAGCTGGGCATGGAGGCGGTCTGGCGGATCGAGGTCGAGGACTTCCCGGCGTTCATCGTCGTGGACGACAAGGGCAACGACTTCTTCCAAGATCCGGCGCCCGCTCCGACCTTCACCAGCATCCCGGTACGGACCGCCTGA
- a CDS encoding SpoIIE family protein phosphatase has protein sequence MTEHPTSHEPRQAAPPAASSATPHAGPPEPAPYAAAADPRGLPGQSSAGGPAEVTDMSAAAPRGDDSSACAADGGRADAGAGRPRPRPEEAPGVPPPAAPHGVPVETGARGGAAGRASEQTGGPGTPPARSAHPAQPAESVELMAARQAGGDRLRFIGAATRRIARGIDLDEIVLGLCRATVPTFADAILVYLRDPLPVGDERPTGPVVLRLRRTDRIPEEPDTNGGRLPMLPAQPDLSPAMGGSAAELSEVLPGGPLAEVLRGVRPLFGEVQAARAALPELLGPLTHLPAGHRVILAPLRGRRRVIGAAVFLRRPDRPAFEADDLLVAAQLATHTALGVDKAVLYGREAYIADALQRTMLPDSLPQPTGVRLASRYLPAAETARVGGDWYDAIPLPGSRVALVVGDVMGHSMTSAAIMGQLRTTAQTLAGLDLPPQEVLHHLDEQAQRLGSDRMATCLYAVYDPVAHRIMVANAGHPPPVMLHRGGRAEVLRVPPGAPIGVGGVDFEAVELDAPAGATLVLYTDGLVESRIRDVWTGIEQLRERLTETARLTGPNPPPLEPLCDEVLDMLGPGDRDDDIALLAARFDGIAPSDVAYWYLDPKAQTAGQARRLARRALSRWGLEELTDQLELLVSEVVTNAVRYAERPITLRLLRTDVLRCEVGDDVPQLPRLRQARPSDEGGRGLYLVNRMARRWGATRLSTGKVVWFELSMPFGGTP, from the coding sequence GTGACGGAGCACCCGACCTCCCACGAACCGCGGCAGGCCGCCCCGCCTGCCGCGTCCTCGGCGACCCCGCACGCGGGCCCGCCCGAGCCGGCGCCGTATGCCGCGGCCGCCGATCCCCGCGGTCTTCCGGGGCAGTCCTCGGCCGGCGGACCGGCCGAGGTGACTGACATGTCGGCCGCCGCGCCGCGCGGTGACGATTCTTCTGCGTGCGCCGCGGACGGCGGCCGGGCGGACGCCGGGGCGGGCCGGCCCCGGCCGCGCCCCGAGGAGGCCCCCGGGGTGCCGCCGCCGGCCGCGCCGCACGGCGTGCCGGTGGAGACCGGTGCCCGCGGCGGGGCGGCCGGGCGCGCCTCCGAGCAGACCGGCGGCCCCGGCACACCGCCCGCCCGCTCCGCGCACCCCGCACAGCCCGCCGAGAGCGTCGAGCTGATGGCGGCGCGTCAGGCGGGCGGCGACCGGCTGCGGTTCATCGGCGCGGCCACCCGGCGGATCGCCCGCGGCATAGACCTCGACGAGATCGTGCTGGGGTTGTGCCGGGCGACGGTGCCGACGTTCGCCGACGCGATCCTGGTCTATCTGCGCGACCCGCTGCCGGTGGGCGACGAGCGGCCGACCGGCCCGGTGGTGCTGCGGCTGCGCCGTACCGATCGGATTCCCGAGGAGCCGGACACCAACGGCGGGCGGCTGCCGATGCTGCCCGCGCAGCCGGACCTGAGCCCCGCGATGGGCGGCAGCGCGGCGGAGCTGTCCGAGGTGCTGCCGGGCGGGCCGCTGGCGGAGGTGCTGCGCGGCGTCCGGCCGCTGTTCGGCGAGGTGCAGGCGGCGCGGGCCGCGCTGCCGGAGCTGCTCGGCCCGCTCACCCACCTGCCCGCCGGGCACCGGGTGATCCTGGCGCCGCTGCGCGGCCGCCGCCGGGTGATCGGCGCGGCGGTGTTCCTGCGCCGTCCGGACCGTCCGGCGTTCGAGGCGGACGACCTGCTGGTGGCGGCGCAGCTCGCGACGCACACGGCGCTGGGTGTCGACAAGGCGGTGCTGTACGGGCGCGAGGCGTACATCGCCGACGCCCTCCAGCGCACGATGCTGCCGGACTCGCTGCCGCAGCCCACCGGCGTACGGCTGGCCAGCCGCTATCTGCCCGCCGCCGAGACGGCGCGGGTCGGCGGCGACTGGTACGACGCGATCCCGCTGCCCGGCAGCCGCGTGGCGCTGGTGGTCGGTGACGTGATGGGCCACTCCATGACCTCCGCGGCGATCATGGGCCAGTTGCGTACCACCGCGCAGACCCTCGCGGGGCTGGACCTGCCGCCGCAGGAGGTGCTGCACCACCTCGACGAGCAGGCGCAGCGGCTGGGTTCGGACCGGATGGCGACGTGCCTGTACGCGGTCTACGACCCGGTGGCGCACCGCATCATGGTCGCCAACGCCGGGCATCCGCCGCCCGTGATGCTGCACCGGGGCGGGCGCGCGGAGGTGCTGCGGGTGCCGCCGGGCGCGCCGATCGGTGTCGGCGGGGTGGACTTCGAGGCGGTCGAGCTGGACGCGCCGGCGGGCGCCACGCTCGTGCTGTACACGGACGGCCTGGTGGAGTCCCGTATCCGGGACGTGTGGACCGGCATCGAGCAACTGCGGGAGCGGCTGACGGAGACGGCCCGGCTGACCGGGCCCAACCCGCCGCCGCTGGAGCCGCTGTGCGACGAGGTGCTGGACATGCTCGGCCCCGGCGACCGGGACGACGACATCGCGCTGCTCGCGGCCCGCTTCGACGGAATCGCGCCGAGCGACGTCGCGTACTGGTACCTGGACCCGAAGGCGCAGACGGCCGGGCAGGCGCGCCGCCTGGCCCGCCGGGCGCTGTCCCGGTGGGGTCTGGAGGAGCTGACCGACCAGTTGGAGCTGCTGGTCAGCGAGGTGGTGACGAACGCGGTGCGGTACGCGGAGCGGCCGATCACGCTGCGGCTGCTGCGGACGGACGTGCTGCGCTGCGAGGTCGGCGACGACGTCCCGCAACTGCCCAGGCTGCGCCAGGCGCGGCCGTCCGACGAGGGCGGGCGCGGTCTGTACCTGGTCAACCGGATGGCCCGGCGCTGGGGCGCGACCCGGCTGAGCACCGGCAAGGTGGTGTGGTTCGAGCTGTCCATGCCGTTCGGGGGGACGCCGTAG
- a CDS encoding DUF402 domain-containing protein gives MTADMVETRKGAAGAKGTRAAEDRPGRWAPGDQILWRYRDNAGDGIHICRPMTVVQDTDELLAVWMAPGTPCVKPVLADGTPVHREPLASRYTKPRRTTRDQWFGTGVLKLARPRDPWSVWLFWEPGWHFKNWYVNLEEPRRRWPGGIDSQDHFLDICVYPDRHWEWRDEDEFAQAQRDGLMPAALAADVRAAGRAAVEHIAAWGVPFGSGWEDWRPDPAWGVPGLPEDWDRAARD, from the coding sequence ATGACAGCGGACATGGTGGAGACGAGGAAGGGCGCCGCCGGGGCGAAGGGCACGCGGGCCGCCGAGGACAGGCCGGGACGCTGGGCGCCCGGTGACCAGATCCTGTGGCGGTACCGCGACAACGCCGGTGACGGTATCCACATCTGCCGTCCGATGACCGTCGTCCAGGACACCGACGAGCTGCTCGCGGTGTGGATGGCGCCCGGCACGCCCTGCGTCAAGCCGGTGCTGGCCGACGGGACGCCCGTCCACCGCGAGCCGCTCGCCAGCCGGTACACCAAACCGCGCCGCACCACCCGCGACCAGTGGTTCGGCACCGGGGTGCTGAAGCTGGCCCGGCCGCGCGACCCCTGGTCGGTGTGGCTGTTCTGGGAGCCCGGCTGGCACTTCAAGAACTGGTACGTGAACCTGGAGGAGCCACGGCGCCGCTGGCCGGGCGGCATCGACTCGCAGGACCACTTCCTGGACATCTGCGTGTATCCGGACCGGCATTGGGAGTGGCGCGACGAGGACGAGTTCGCGCAGGCGCAGCGGGACGGGCTGATGCCGGCCGCGCTGGCGGCGGACGTACGGGCGGCGGGCCGCGCGGCGGTCGAACACATCGCCGCGTGGGGCGTGCCGTTCGGTTCCGGCTGGGAGGACTGGCGGCCCGATCCGGCGTGGGGGGTGCCGGGGCTGCCGGAGGACTGGGACCGGGCCGCGCGGGACTGA
- a CDS encoding class I SAM-dependent DNA methyltransferase, whose product MSAEGYDGYEGLNRLVLDRAGQAEAFDAIGDRYDDAFPHKEGQLAAGARLAAALPPGSRVLDVGCGTGLPTARQLADAGHTVVGVDLSPSMVALARGNVPAARFHQLDIADLRDGRLGGPGSFDGAVAFFSLLMLPRAEIPYTLRMLHTLLKPGGLLALSMVEADLDDCPIPFLGSTIRVSGYLRDDLRQVVHDAGFEVTGEDSYAYAPASTDTPPEFQLFLHLRRA is encoded by the coding sequence GTGAGCGCTGAAGGCTACGACGGATACGAGGGCCTGAACCGGTTAGTCCTGGACCGGGCGGGGCAGGCGGAGGCGTTCGACGCCATCGGCGACCGGTACGACGACGCTTTCCCGCACAAGGAAGGACAGCTCGCGGCCGGCGCCCGGCTCGCGGCCGCGCTGCCGCCCGGGTCGCGGGTGCTGGACGTCGGCTGCGGCACGGGCCTGCCGACGGCCCGTCAGCTTGCCGACGCGGGGCACACGGTGGTCGGTGTGGACCTCTCCCCCTCGATGGTCGCGCTGGCCCGCGGCAACGTCCCGGCGGCCCGCTTCCACCAGCTCGACATCGCCGACCTGCGCGACGGCCGGCTCGGCGGTCCGGGCTCCTTCGACGGTGCCGTAGCCTTCTTCTCGCTGCTGATGCTGCCCCGCGCGGAGATTCCGTACACCCTGCGGATGCTGCACACGCTGCTGAAGCCCGGCGGGCTGCTGGCCCTGTCCATGGTCGAAGCCGATCTGGACGACTGCCCGATTCCGTTCCTGGGCAGCACGATCCGGGTATCGGGTTACCTGCGGGACGACTTGCGCCAGGTCGTGCACGACGCGGGCTTCGAAGTCACCGGGGAGGACTCGTATGCGTATGCCCCGGCCAGTACGGACACCCCACCCGAGTTCCAGCTCTTCCTGCACCTGCGACGCGCTTGA